In one window of Desulforhabdus amnigena DNA:
- a CDS encoding Na+/H+ antiporter subunit C produces the protein MEVALSFVIGGLYAAGFYLVMRRNIVKLIIGLALLGHAANLLIFTMGRLTRGHPPVLHTWDTRLMPPFADPIPEALILTAIVIGFGVQAFATALIRRFYETVGSDDLDEMQSTDSLD, from the coding sequence ATGGAAGTCGCACTCTCTTTCGTGATCGGCGGCCTCTATGCGGCGGGGTTTTACCTGGTGATGCGACGCAACATCGTCAAACTGATCATCGGGCTCGCTTTGCTCGGGCATGCCGCGAACCTGCTCATTTTCACCATGGGCCGGCTCACACGGGGCCATCCTCCCGTATTGCACACCTGGGACACGCGGCTCATGCCCCCTTTTGCAGACCCCATTCCGGAGGCATTGATTCTCACAGCCATTGTCATCGGCTTTGGCGTTCAAGCCTTCGCAACAGCTTTGATCCGGAGGTTCTATGAAACGGTCGGCTCGGACGATTTGGACGAAATGCAGTCCACCGACTCTTTGGACTGA